Part of the Quercus lobata isolate SW786 chromosome 6, ValleyOak3.0 Primary Assembly, whole genome shotgun sequence genome, CCTTACAGgttcttcatcatcattattatttttatcactaTTCAAGTTAAAGTTATGTTGTATATGCATGTtcataaaaattcaattattctttttatcactattcaagttaaaaaaatgTCTGTATGTGCATGTACATAAATATCATGAACAAGCTAAGTAAGGTTTAAGCCAAGTGATATTTCGAACATTAATTAACCACACATCATCACTCTCAAGCAGTTCCAAGGTTCGTGAGAGAATACTTAAAAACCTGGAAGAACAGGCAAAGGGTATATCAGTTGGTAATGGCCAAATTGGTGCACCCAACTTCACCATGACTGGCTTGCCTTCTGTATATCAATCTGGACTCCCGTTCACAACATCAGAAACCTATGTTCCACCAGGTTACACTCATGCTTTGACTCAGGTATTGATTTTCAACAACTCAAACTTTTCTTTTAATCAAGTACACTTCAATTTGAGTAACAAGAGTTTACCTCATGTGCTCCTATTGCTACTAATTCTTCTAAATTGTAGCCTCCAGCCATAATCAACAATCAAATTGCTCCTATAATTCCTAATCAGCCTTTGGGAGTGTTAGACAGCACATCCATGGTATGTGATAATATTCTAAAgaaattgttaatttatttgAGGGCCACTTTTTAAGACGTATGAAATAAGGGAtaagatattttattattactagCTGACGTCATGTGTGATGCACAATATATTttgaaagaacaaaatttaaatataatactTGAAGCGTTTTATATTAGGTTTCCAatgaaattcaaacatataattttactaatcaatGAAAtgcaaacaagttttttttttctttttctttttttccaagggacaattaaattcaatacaactatatgtttgaatttaattagaaaaccCAATATATTGCATCTAAGGTGTTGCATTTAAGTTTTatccattttaaaatattttgtcataagTGATATTATGACACATGTATAATATCTATTAtgtgttataatatttaaagaatcaatttcaattatattacatGTCATTATAGAGAAAGGAAACACAAATTATTAAAGTtaatatacttaataatatGAACCTATTGGTTGAGTAACTTGAcaaatatttgattattttcacTCACTTAAGTGCGCAAACATTTTTTGGCATAAATACATTGTTGATCCCTAAAACTTCACCCATTAGCACTTTTAGTTGCTAAAGTTAAAGTAGTTGTTTTTAGTCCCTTAAATGACATGGccaaactaaaaattaattttccatgACTCCATAGTAACAAAAAGCGACCACGTTAATTTTTTAAGGACTAAACACGATTGCTTTAAATTTCACAAACCAACATCACTCGTGGGCTAAAGCTTAGAGATCGACAAAGTATTTTAgccccttttttatttatattactaTATTCTTGTGTGTTATTAAAACTTACTTTTGTCTTttccaaatgtttttttttttctcaaaattaaaattgataattttttactttaggTCAATTGAATTAGCCatcttaataattaaaaagaagatgttaagaaaaacataaataaaaaaattaattagtaaatttGTCATCTCAAAAAAGAGTAgcatttaaatattatactaaaatgaaaaattactaaataaataaagaaaaaggccCCAGGCCctatttagtttttgctttaGAGTTTAGAGAACTGATTTGGCCCTACAATGAAGACTCATTTAAGctaaatatatcaaaattttatatctatatagTATATACTTTATTTCGAgctcaatgttttttttttttttttttttttgagaaaccattTCGAGCTCAATGTTGAAAATTCATTACAGGAGAGGTTTGGGCATGAAATTCCTTTTGGGGTTCAAGTTCAACAATACCCAACACAGACATTTGATCCTCATTTGGTagtgtttttgtatttttaatttttcaaaaaataattgctCAACATTAGATActtctatatataaatttccCCTCTTCTTATATAAATTCTACCATGTTCTGGAACAGAACAATCTTGACTGGCAAAATAGTTTGGCACCAATGACTTGGTTGAACGAGAATCCTAATGAGATTAACCGGGTCACATATGGAAATAGCAATACCTCTCAGACTATGAATACGAATCTACCTTTGACCTCTGAAGGGTAATTTTGattgatcaaattaattttaatatgttttgtATCTCACTGAATAAACAACTTGTTCATTCTGATCCAATCTCTCTTAATTATGCATTTCAGGGTTTTGTCTCCCCCAGGGTATGAACCTTTCTTTAGTAGTAATACTGTTGCCACCAGCTCctacagcaacaacaacaacagcaaaaaTGGTGATATTGATGCAAATGAGAAACTCCTAGGATCTCCTAGTCAAGTGCTTCCACTGCCTGAATCTTCGAAGGACTTGCAATTGCCAATTTACATTTCTAATGAAGTAAGATGACTGAGATTGACCCAGCCACAATCAATTATATAAAAGTTTTATGTGTTGATTTGTCATAAGTGCTTTTGGAGTACaaggtagaaatttttttacaaaatctaaaaaataatagatcCTGAAAGAAATAATTGTCATCAACAACAAGTGTTCTATTGAGGACTAGTGAAAACGAAAATGTTGAATATGCATGTGTAAGTAGAAATCCCACATTacaaaaatgaagaatttaaaaaattaatataatgtaATTGATTCAAAATCTATAAACTTAAACTTTTGAATTAAATGACATCTTATATGTTGTATTAAGACCTTAATTTATAAGGGTACTAATTGATCCAACTGCCCATTAATTACATATAAGTTATGCGTGTGAGTTTGTCGTAAGTGCTTTTGGAGTACAAGGTAGAAAATCTTTtacaaaatctaaaaacaaTAGATcctaaaagaaataattttcataacaaatacCCAAGTGTTCCATTTGTGGActcatgaaaatgaaaatgttgaATAAACATGTGTAAGAAGAAATCCCACATTacaaaaatgaagaatttaaaaaattattataatgtaattgattcaaaatttataaacttaaaattaattttgaattaagTGACATCTTTTATGTTATATTAAGACCTTAATTTATAAGGGTACCATATGAGTACTGAACATAATTATATTGTCATGTGAGCAGGGTGTGATGGGTTATGAGTCAAATGGCACACTCATGAATAATGCAACAAACAAGGACGTTGGCTCAAGGGAATGGGATGACCTTGTCTCAGCAAAAAACTTTCACTTGGAGGATCTTGATGATTTACTCTGAGTGCCTCAGTTTGTTGGGGTAAATTATCTGAGTCAGTTTCATCatctatttcctttttcttttctttttttcttttttttttttcccttctgtTTGTTGCTTAAACAAATTTTACATCGTGTTACTGGAACTGAGACAGATCCTATATGCAATAATGCATCATCTCCATGAAATGCTCAATTCATGACAATTGAAATGTTGGACTAATATGCTTCTTTTGGCTTAATTAAGTACATAATTAGCTCTCAGATTTTGACGAAATCATCACTGCATTATTGCGTGCTTACAATTTTAAATACACAAATGCTACTAATAAGATCATTTTACATCCATgctataataatttatttcacAATTTCAATCTGTTGATTTGTTAGTTCACTTGATGAATTTCctaaaaaatgatgaatttcaAGTATGGAAATAAGGCAAAGGGGTTGAAATATTCAAAACATATGTGTAGAGGGGTCTGATGTAGaacataattttgaaatttttgattagGATTATTATTTCCTTGATTTTAGGttaatattttcctaattaaatTAAGGTCCTTTTATGTTAGGGTATCAATTAGaatttcttgttgaatttttttttaatcaacacAGTTTTATGGAGTCTCTAAATTGGCATCCAGTCtataaacaaattcaaaattaagaATTTCATAACAGAgcttttctcctttctttttggtGGACTCTTGATTTCTCCTTGTAGATTAAAGAACCCTTAATAAAGTTGAGGGTTATTGTCAATATCACATACATCTTTTAACATGTTAAGAACCTTTGTGATTCACCAGCATTGCCCAGACTATCCCATAAGAAAAGCCTTCGTTCTAATCCCCTCTATTGCACAATTACATAACTTATCagcacaaataaataaaaaaataaaaatcatctgGTCATTCTACTTTAAACTGAGACAGCTTGCTCTCATAGTTTGCATCTTCATCGCTGGAGGGCATTTGCGGGCAGTTTGATGCAGTCTCTACCTGCTGCTGTGACATCATTGATGAAATGCTTGCTCCTGCAATTTCTTGCTGGCAAATACAAAAGATATGTTATTGATATTTTGTGGTGAAGACAAAATTACTTAGGTATGAACCCACACTAGAACACTACCAAGAGTTCTAATAAAGGACCACAAGAGGTTAATAGAACCTTCATTGGGTGTTAATGGGTTACCTCAAGCCACTGATCAATTAGGGaatgtttaataaaatttcaccTATTGGGTTTCATGTCATTAGCTCCAGTCACAAATTATTACTTAACAACATAAAAAactattcaaaaaattaagatttttattagaATGAGAACCTTAGTGGAAGGAAATGAATTTGGGGGCATGAATGTAGAGAGGAGTTCAGTTGCAGTATAGGAATGATGCCAAGAAGGTAACCCATCATCTCTTTGATTGCTCATTTGACACCCTCCCATGTTACATGGCTCCACATTTATATTTGTGGCTTGAGACAACTGATCATACATTGCTGTTGAGGATTGATTCCTGaaagtaaatttaaaaattacaaataagtATCACagattgaaaacaaaaatgtgaaatttattaactaatactgtaaaattttgtaatattctTGGCATTAATCTATAGGAATTGATTTCTATCAAGTTTGATGAGTAGTGTTCTCTATAGATAACATGTTCATCTTAAACAAATGTAAAATACTAATTGCTTACCGCATAGCAGTACAAGGTGATTCAGATCCTCCACAAATTTGGTTTGGATTGTGTCCATTCTCTGGCAACCAAGTAACAATCTCGTTTTCAAACGATGTTGGCACCCCATCTTGGGTGTTAAAGTATATCTGCGTTTGATGCTAGAAGTATTCAACAATTGTcaaaaattgcaacaaaaacTCTGAAATTTCATGGCCTGAAACTAATCACTGAAATTCTAGTCATATGAAACCCATCAAAGATGAGGGAGATATGTGTATCTTATGTAAATGAGACTATATAGAGTTTTCACCTGTACACTAGATGGATCATAGGTAGATAAATGGTTTCTAAGTAGTTCTTCCTGCAAATTAAGTACAAAATGGATGAGTTATTGTGGCACTTGTTGGCATGGATTAGTACATACTTAGACCATAGAGAACAATAATTAGGCTCCACCTTTCTTTGCTTAACACGCCTCAAGGTTTCCAAAAGGTTCTTCTCACATGAATCAAGTTCCTCTCCTGATGTGATTAAAATTGGCTCTGGCTCAAAAATCCTTATTCAATAACCAAGGAAATTACTTAGAATGCAACTCAACATTGTAGCCATGTAATTAATTTCGGTTTTAGTCACATTCGCCTAACCTTAACTGGTTCTCAGCCATCTGAAGCTGATGTTTCATGTTGCTAATTTCTTTTTGAGCTTCCtatgttagtaaaaaaaatcaaatcaacaaattgttattatgtttgtgtgtatatatagcaAGATTTATATTTAGTCTAACAAGAAATGACAATGTTTGTGTGTAATTTTACCTCAACATTTGAATTTTGGGCTGAAGGGCTGTTTGAACAAGTTGAAATTAGatcaataaattagaaaataaattggaATGATCAAACATATAACAATGACGAGGGAGAGACATACTTTGACAGTTGAAGCGCTATATCATTTTCATTCTTGATCTTCTGAAGGGTGCCGAGTAAAAACTGCGTGGATATGATGTTTAATAAGAACTATGTATAATTTGCAAAGTTGGCTTTTTCTTGATTCCTTCACAAAATATTACCATAATACTATAGACATTGTGTCAAATTTTTACGATACCTCTCTATTTTGAACAACGCTGCAAGAAAAGGGAAATGGTCATTAACAATTTGGTTTGATgtagaaaaacacaaatatatgaAAAGAAGATCGTcgaggaacaaaaacaaaatagtatTTGTAAAATCCATACCCTCCTCTATCATGATCGGGCAGATTTATATAACGTGCGAGCACATCTTCGattctacaaagaaaaaaaaaatcaattttcattaaattatatgttttcgttatttttaatatacatgtcaaattttatattaatcaaatgctatttactaattttaaataAGAACATATTATgtggataattaaaaaaaaaggtaaatgtACAAAAACTAAACATTTTCATTCTATTTATATAAAGAAGGAATATGCATGCATGGGAGgctatgtatatataaataatgattATGAAAGAAAACACAGTTGCTCACCTTCTTTTGCCAGAGAAGTGAGTGAGACGACCAGAGGGAGAGAACATAATGAGAGCAATATCAATGTCACAAAGAATGGAGAGTTCATAAGCCTTCTTAATGAGTCCATTTCTTCGTTTGGAGAAGGTGACTTGCCGATTTGTATTGTTTTCTATTCTCTTAATCTGGAGTTTAACACGTCCCATTTTTAATCAAACTTGTCCTTAATGAAATCTCTCTTTTaagaaacacaaagaaaaattattaaaaaaaaacacagcacAGAAACTTTCAAAAgcaaaatagagagagagaagacaagAAATGCGATGGAAGAGGGGAGAGATACAAGGAGTCGGAGTTTAATGGTTAAATCTTTATAATCTCACCTTGAAGAGTGGAAGAGgttgttttgaaaaaataaaactaaagtgAATGGATCAAATATACACAACGTTGTATGATACATTTACTAGCTAACCCCAACAAATAATTGGGTGCATTGGTTGTTCATTAGCGAtgtctagactctttggttccTCCAGTTACATTATTTCTCCAATTCTATCTAACCATGTCCAGCAGTGATCTTTATCCATGGTGTatttaaaggattttttttttttttttggtgctaacCAACCAAGCTATGGGGTCATGAGTATGAATCAGAAATaccaaattacaattttttttaattaatagttGGAATAAAATATGAATGTTTTAACTAATAGCTGACTCAAATAACAGTTTCTTTTCctaaacgagagagagagagagaattggcCTAAACCATGTCAATTGTTAGAGCTACAAATAAGCCCAAAGTTTTTCAATAAGGCCCTACAAGTCTGCTCCATGATGATTTAAATCCTTATATTTGGATCGAGGGCAAAGTCATTATAGGTGAGTTTTACTATATAGTGCTTATAAACAAATATGacaatgaatgtgattagtGAACTTTAATCACCTCATAATTGAATATATAaattacctctttttttttagaagaaatttcctcttttttattggtgacacatcaatttataggttcaaatgtattaaaaattttagtaggTACTTGTAATTGTAGCACTACTCTATAAGCAAATATTGACTAACTTCATTTATCATTATCAACTTAAATTAGTGCAAATTACAGCTACCACCCATATGTTATAAGTTCTCTTATGTTTTATTGTGTGACACTAATgacattttcatattttttaaaaaaaaaatttgaataaaattgaggaaaaaaataataaaataaaaaaagattccTTTGGGGTTGTGGCATGTACCAAAACTTTTCTCCCTTTAGAACAAGGCTCATGGGATTTTAGCTCAACTAAACCAAGCCTTTAGCTAATTAGATTAAAGTAAATATGAATGGATCAATTTAGGAGAATATGGGCTtgtcaaggaaaaaaaaaggtgggggggggggggggctcaTGAAAGATTACTCAATTGACTAGATCAAAGGGTTCTCAAGATCTTTAGTCAAATTCACACACCTCATAATCGCATAAACTTGTTGAGTACCTTCCCCATAACCACAATTGATCatattcattaataaattaaagttcTTATGCTTTGGCTAAATTGGATGCTAGACTTCCCAAATACTTgacttcttctccttcttctctctttcttcttttttttccttagccACTTGGCTATTTTTGATTACCCTATGGTGATTCCTTTGGTAGCAAGCtaaagcttttttattttattttggtaatagaaTGACTTACAGctaatctataatttttttgcacccaaaaaaataaaataaaaaagattattttattcTTCTAATTCATTTTCCACCCAAGTGGGGCCATGTCATATCCAATTTTCCCACTCAAAAGCGCTTTGCAAACCAAAAAGCTCTACAACCCCTCAAAGCTTCATTCAGATAGCTTAACGCAATCCAAAAGAGTGTAACAATATACAAAGACCATAAAAAAACAATGGCAGTCTCAGCTCTAACAATTCAGACCCCAAACTTCCATTCCCTTCAAACCTTCAATCCCACAAAGTCcttcttcaccaccaccaccaaacccacTTCTTCTTGCTCCTGTTTTTCTAATACAGACAATGCAAAGCTCTCTACAGCCATAGCTTCAACCTCTGCAACAAAAAAGCGCGTATTTGAAATGGGTATTGGGCTTTTAGCAGCTTCGGTTATGGCTTTGTCACCGTTGGATGCGAACGCTACGAGAGTTGAGTATTACGCCACTGTGGAAGAGCCTTCGTGTGAGCTCAACTTCGCTCGCTCTGGCCTCGGTTACTGTGACATTTTAGTCGGCTCTGGTGAGGAAGTTCCTTATAGTCAGCTTATTGATGTGAGTTTCAATTTCCCAGCTTATGTATTATATTGGgtttgcttttctttcttttttagtattataatttatatgttaaattgtTCTATATTTCTGTAATTCTCGTTTGTAATGTTGTTGTTTCTTGGAGGGTGGTGTTTGGGGTTTGTATAAGATAATTCAAGTTTTTAGGTTGTGTCATTGATAATTTGTTGAGATAGCGGAAGTTTTGATTGCTATGAGTCTAGTTAATTAAATATAATGGGTTAATGTGATATAGAAATAGGAAAATAGAacacacaagaaacaaaaaaaatgtacatgTTTTGTCCTTAGGCCTACAATCACAAAAATGAACACAAAAAGTCTTATGGTGAAGCAATTAAATTCCCATTCATATGGCTTACACGTAACGAGGAGTGTTAGAATTATAGTTAAATAACAATCAATTGATAAGTTATCACTCTATATCATAAAAACTCACCGcaataggatttttattttctctaaacAAATTGTGCTTAGAACTCTCTATATAAAACTAAGGGGTTGTCCTATATAAGATCCAAAGTCAGATAGCTTTTTTTCACCAAGACTGAGAAGTTCTAAAGAAAAGAATCAATCCAAAAGTTATCCAAAGTCAGGTAACTAAAGTCCTTGTCTAACTTAAATTTGGTTAGCCATGACACAACGTAATCTTTTAGATTGGTTGGATTTATTTTGTGGGATGGGTCTTTTATTCTAAGTTTCCGAGGCACAAGGATGTTTATGCTTGACTCTGTGTGTATGTAAAAAGAAGCTTTAATCTGATATTTTGTCTCAAAAAAGTCATACCCAATGCACAAAACTCTCACTTTTGCGGTATCTGAGAGAGGTCATGGTTGACAACCGTATCCCCAATATTTTGGAGAGGTTGATTCTCAAACTTGAACCCACGACTTACTCTTTTGGTGGAAGGCACTTGCCATAGTTTTTCTCAAAATTCCTGAAAATTTCAGGAAGAGATTTTGACAAATGATTGTTGAAGAATTGACATGGTCATGTTAAGCTCAGATGAGCAAATTTCTTGCTGGCCAAGTCAAACCTGCCTCCAGCCTCTCTAATGATGTGTTTTGATATATAACACGGATAATATCCAAAGCCACTATGATGCACATGCTAAAATATAcgtttagaaaaatataaagccAAATTGAATCTCTTAGAATAAACGAACTAAATAAGAATATATGAGGAGCTAGAATGTGTTTATGAATTATGAATGCTTTCCATGTCActaaaatcatttaaatttgtatGATTCAAGTTCCTCTACCTTCTATCAAAAGCTATCTACATTTGTACAACTATATCGTTATAGACTGTGCTTTGCTTATCATTGTAAGATCTAATATCCAGAATACCTGAATTCTTTAACACACACCCACCAAACAGGAAACCCCATCGGTGTTGTTTCCCAAGCAGTGAGATTTCTCAGTCTTTTTCTGACAAAAATTCTGCTTTTCTTGATGTTCCACACTTCTACAATTGTTTGGCAATGTTTGGAGCTTCCACTCTTTTAGAAATTGTCTCAAATTCCcatttgaatttagtttta contains:
- the LOC115993636 gene encoding photosynthetic NDH subunit of lumenal location 4, chloroplastic — its product is MAVSALTIQTPNFHSLQTFNPTKSFFTTTTKPTSSCSCFSNTDNAKLSTAIASTSATKKRVFEMGIGLLAASVMALSPLDANATRVEYYATVEEPSCELNFARSGLGYCDILVGSGEEVPYSQLIDMHYTARFADGTVFDSSYKRGRPLTMRLGVGKVTKGLDQGILGGEGVPPMRVGGKRKLQIPPELAYGPEPAGCFSGDCNIPANATLLYDLNFVDIYTGNRTEGSPKQ
- the LOC115950921 gene encoding agamous-like MADS-box protein AGL104 isoform X1; the encoded protein is MGRVKLQIKRIENNTNRQVTFSKRRNGLIKKAYELSILCDIDIALIMFSPSGRLTHFSGKRRIEDVLARYINLPDHDRGGVVQNREFLLGTLQKIKNENDIALQLSNPSAQNSNVEEAQKEISNMKHQLQMAENQLRIFEPEPILITSGEELDSCEKNLLETLRRVKQRKEELLRNHLSTYDPSSVQHQTQIYFNTQDGVPTSFENEIVTWLPENGHNPNQICGGSESPCTAMRNQSSTAMYDQLSQATNINVEPCNMGGCQMSNQRDDGLPSWHHSYTATELLSTFMPPNSFPSTKQEIAGASISSMMSQQQVETASNCPQMPSSDEDANYESKLSQFKVE
- the LOC115950921 gene encoding agamous-like MADS-box protein AGL104 isoform X2; the encoded protein is MGRVKLQIKRIENNTNRQVTFSKRRNGLIKKAYELSILCDIDIALIMFSPSGRLTHFSGKRRIEDVLARYINLPDHDRGGVVQNREFLLGTLQKIKNENDIALQLSNPSAQNSNVEEAQKEISNMKHQLQMAENQLRIFEPEPILITSGEELDSCEKNLLETLRRVKQRKEELLRNHLSTYDPSSVQIYFNTQDGVPTSFENEIVTWLPENGHNPNQICGGSESPCTAMRNQSSTAMYDQLSQATNINVEPCNMGGCQMSNQRDDGLPSWHHSYTATELLSTFMPPNSFPSTKQEIAGASISSMMSQQQVETASNCPQMPSSDEDANYESKLSQFKVE